The proteins below come from a single Oncorhynchus keta strain PuntledgeMale-10-30-2019 chromosome 1, Oket_V2, whole genome shotgun sequence genomic window:
- the mcoln3b gene encoding mucolipin-3 isoform X2, whose protein sequence is MEHSGGLYSSVYEPNGHAAWADDQQHQDKETADNLRRKIKYFFMNPCEKYKARGRKPWKLMLQIIKIAIITIQLVSFGLSNQMVVTFKEENLMTFKHLFLKDYVDSRGDSYAVYRQDEVYEHISYIVDKYSRLRNITVGNHAYEKKGDTYSPLSLCQEFYRNGSISPANETFDIDAQIETECLEIVPVFPMGSTTEDDLLNFVVHFKRLLNVKIKFTLKAINLQTVRNRELPNCYDFDVTITFNNQAHSGRIKVDLDNDVDINECRDWKVTGASPKNIYYPLLFDCLIIVTCITSLALCTRSVLNGIRLQFEYTDFCLVRQGKKVPWSDRLEFLNGWYILIIASDTLTIIGSILKIEIQTKILTSYDVCSIFLGTGTMLVWIGVIRYMGYFKKYNILILTLRAAFPNVVRFIGCAGIIYLGYCFCGWIVLGPYHEKFRTLNTVSECLFSLINGDDMYPTFKYMKQKSYLVWLFSRVYLYTFVSLFIYMILSLFITLITDTYDTIKQQQQEGSPVSELHCFMSECKDLPTSGRYRVEGESGSFTCCFPRCKDSRERLSSESIDSEP, encoded by the exons ATGGAGCACTCAGGTGGTTTGTACAGCTCTGTGTACGAGCCAAATGGGCATGCCGCCTGGGCAGACGACCAGCAGCATCAGGACAAGGAGACAGCGGACAACCTCAGGAGGAAGATCAAGTACTTCTTCATGAACCCCTGTGAGAAATACAAAGCCCGCGGACGTAAACCATGGAAACTGATGCTCCAGATCATCAAGATCGCCATCATTACCATCCAG TTGGTGTCTTTTGGACTGAGCAATCAGATGGTGGTAACCTTCAAAGAGGAGAACCTCATGACATTCAAGCATCTCTTCCTCAAAGATTACGTGGATAGCCGTGGGGACTCTTATGCTGTGTACAGGCAGGATGAGGTGTATGAACACATCTCTTACATAGTCGATAAG TATTCCCGTCTGCGAAATATCACCGTTGGTAACCATGCCTATGAGAAGAAGGGGGACACCtattcccctctgtctctgtgccaAGAGTTCTACAGGAATGGAAGCATTTCACCAGCCAATGAGACCTTTGATATAGACGCACAGATTGAAACTG AATGCCTTGAGATTGTTCCAGTATTCCCCATGGGAAGCACAACCGAGGATGATCTGTTGAATTTCGTTGTGCATTTCAAAAG ATTGTTAAATGTGAAGATCAAGTTCACTCTGAAGGCCATAAACCTACAAACAGTTAGAAACAGAGAGCTGCCAAACTGCTATGACTTTGATGTCACG ATCACCTTCAACAACCAAGcccacagtggcagaataaaggTCGACCTGGACAATGACGTTGACATAAATGAATGTAGAGACTGGAAAGTAACCGGGGCCT CTCCCAAGAACATATATTACCCACTGCTGTTTGACTGTCTCATCATTGTAACCTGCATCACCTCTCTGGCCCTCTGCACACGCTCTGTGCTCAACGGGATACGGCTACAGTTT GAGTACACAGACTTCTGCCTAGTCCGTCAGGGGAAGAAGGTTCCATGGTCCGATAGGCTGGAGTTTCTGAACGGCTGGTATATCCTCATCATCGCCAGTGATACACTCACAATCATCGGTTCCATTCTTAAAATAGAAATCCAGACAAAG ATTCTCACCAGTTATGATGTCTGCAGCATCTTTCTCGGAACAGGCACAATGCTTGTTTGGATCGGAGTCATACGCTACATGGGATACTTCAAGAAGTACAAT ATTCTCATCCTGACCCTGAGAGCAGCTTTCCCAAATGTGGTTCGGTTCATCGGTTGTGCCGGAATCATTTACCTGGGGTACTGTTTCTGTGGCTGGATCGTGCTCGGGCCCTACCATGAGAAG TTCCGGACCCTGAACACAGTATCAGAGTGCCTGTTCTCACTGATCAACGGAGATGACATGTATCCCACCTTCAAGTACATGAAGCAGAAGAGTTACCTGGTGTGGCTGTTCAGCAGAGTCTACCTCTACACCTTCGTCTCGCTCTTCATCTACATGATTCTCAGCCTCTTCATCACCCTTATCACTGATACCTATGACACCATCAAG caacagcagcaggaaGGGAGCCCAGTGTCGGAGCTGCATTGTTTCATGTCTGAGTGTAAAGATCTGCCCACCTCAGGACGCTACCGGGTGGAGGGGGAGTCTGGCTCCTTCACCTGCTGCTTCCCCAG ATGCAAGGACTCACGAGAAAGGCTGAGCTCTGAATCAATAGACTCTGAGCCATAG
- the mcoln3b gene encoding mucolipin-3 isoform X1 produces the protein MVESDHVSECEMRFVVQHCSGQSSEMEHSGGLYSSVYEPNGHAAWADDQQHQDKETADNLRRKIKYFFMNPCEKYKARGRKPWKLMLQIIKIAIITIQLVSFGLSNQMVVTFKEENLMTFKHLFLKDYVDSRGDSYAVYRQDEVYEHISYIVDKYSRLRNITVGNHAYEKKGDTYSPLSLCQEFYRNGSISPANETFDIDAQIETECLEIVPVFPMGSTTEDDLLNFVVHFKRLLNVKIKFTLKAINLQTVRNRELPNCYDFDVTITFNNQAHSGRIKVDLDNDVDINECRDWKVTGASPKNIYYPLLFDCLIIVTCITSLALCTRSVLNGIRLQFEYTDFCLVRQGKKVPWSDRLEFLNGWYILIIASDTLTIIGSILKIEIQTKILTSYDVCSIFLGTGTMLVWIGVIRYMGYFKKYNILILTLRAAFPNVVRFIGCAGIIYLGYCFCGWIVLGPYHEKFRTLNTVSECLFSLINGDDMYPTFKYMKQKSYLVWLFSRVYLYTFVSLFIYMILSLFITLITDTYDTIKQQQQEGSPVSELHCFMSECKDLPTSGRYRVEGESGSFTCCFPRCKDSRERLSSESIDSEP, from the exons AGATGGAGCACTCAGGTGGTTTGTACAGCTCTGTGTACGAGCCAAATGGGCATGCCGCCTGGGCAGACGACCAGCAGCATCAGGACAAGGAGACAGCGGACAACCTCAGGAGGAAGATCAAGTACTTCTTCATGAACCCCTGTGAGAAATACAAAGCCCGCGGACGTAAACCATGGAAACTGATGCTCCAGATCATCAAGATCGCCATCATTACCATCCAG TTGGTGTCTTTTGGACTGAGCAATCAGATGGTGGTAACCTTCAAAGAGGAGAACCTCATGACATTCAAGCATCTCTTCCTCAAAGATTACGTGGATAGCCGTGGGGACTCTTATGCTGTGTACAGGCAGGATGAGGTGTATGAACACATCTCTTACATAGTCGATAAG TATTCCCGTCTGCGAAATATCACCGTTGGTAACCATGCCTATGAGAAGAAGGGGGACACCtattcccctctgtctctgtgccaAGAGTTCTACAGGAATGGAAGCATTTCACCAGCCAATGAGACCTTTGATATAGACGCACAGATTGAAACTG AATGCCTTGAGATTGTTCCAGTATTCCCCATGGGAAGCACAACCGAGGATGATCTGTTGAATTTCGTTGTGCATTTCAAAAG ATTGTTAAATGTGAAGATCAAGTTCACTCTGAAGGCCATAAACCTACAAACAGTTAGAAACAGAGAGCTGCCAAACTGCTATGACTTTGATGTCACG ATCACCTTCAACAACCAAGcccacagtggcagaataaaggTCGACCTGGACAATGACGTTGACATAAATGAATGTAGAGACTGGAAAGTAACCGGGGCCT CTCCCAAGAACATATATTACCCACTGCTGTTTGACTGTCTCATCATTGTAACCTGCATCACCTCTCTGGCCCTCTGCACACGCTCTGTGCTCAACGGGATACGGCTACAGTTT GAGTACACAGACTTCTGCCTAGTCCGTCAGGGGAAGAAGGTTCCATGGTCCGATAGGCTGGAGTTTCTGAACGGCTGGTATATCCTCATCATCGCCAGTGATACACTCACAATCATCGGTTCCATTCTTAAAATAGAAATCCAGACAAAG ATTCTCACCAGTTATGATGTCTGCAGCATCTTTCTCGGAACAGGCACAATGCTTGTTTGGATCGGAGTCATACGCTACATGGGATACTTCAAGAAGTACAAT ATTCTCATCCTGACCCTGAGAGCAGCTTTCCCAAATGTGGTTCGGTTCATCGGTTGTGCCGGAATCATTTACCTGGGGTACTGTTTCTGTGGCTGGATCGTGCTCGGGCCCTACCATGAGAAG TTCCGGACCCTGAACACAGTATCAGAGTGCCTGTTCTCACTGATCAACGGAGATGACATGTATCCCACCTTCAAGTACATGAAGCAGAAGAGTTACCTGGTGTGGCTGTTCAGCAGAGTCTACCTCTACACCTTCGTCTCGCTCTTCATCTACATGATTCTCAGCCTCTTCATCACCCTTATCACTGATACCTATGACACCATCAAG caacagcagcaggaaGGGAGCCCAGTGTCGGAGCTGCATTGTTTCATGTCTGAGTGTAAAGATCTGCCCACCTCAGGACGCTACCGGGTGGAGGGGGAGTCTGGCTCCTTCACCTGCTGCTTCCCCAG ATGCAAGGACTCACGAGAAAGGCTGAGCTCTGAATCAATAGACTCTGAGCCATAG